The Toxorhynchites rutilus septentrionalis strain SRP chromosome 3, ASM2978413v1, whole genome shotgun sequence genome includes a region encoding these proteins:
- the LOC129775683 gene encoding protein polybromo-1 isoform X4 — MSKRRRTSSMQEDDYSDDDSIPEQSPMPTSVRKKKKLDPSELCQQLYESIRSFKKEDGSTLCDTFIRAPKRRQEPSYYEVVANPIDLLKVQQKLKTEAYEDVDDLAVDVELIVKNAKAFYKPDSPEYQDACQLLDVFNANKSKLLESQQDQEMGEVRARKITRPRKSLTNDDEIECDDSDPYEELFNAVMTATDENRELHRMFQLLPSKKLYPDYYDIIDHPIDLKCIAIKIQTNAYSNLNEMEKDLLQMIKNACTFNEPGSQIYKDAKMLKRVFMTRKAEIEAGRYRKGANRKSRNGTSLSAMVAALKEEVETSDDDLDDSMETDGDGPLWQLFDQLYNTANTNDPNAVGAPLGESLWKLPNRRFHPEYYSLIKKPISMGQIRNKLKKGLYSNVTDMSADLYLMLDNAKKSNPPNSKVYKDAIKMQKLLNQKLIDSGDLEESDEEDDTDSSSIATAITPAKGNASKKGRPRSSTVSMQSPSQAAVQQGTSTPLVKSGNRQSLLATLKKKLLSLHEFLVEYTVNGRQPMSLFMEKPSKKLYPDYYQVIQHPMDMTTIESNMKSDRYGTLDDVVGDYRLMFSNCRKYNEEGSVIYEDANILEKALNEKLKEFSSISKRFSTPKVSRPRNKLNTLESKLKHLYDTVREYREPKANRQLSFIFVKLPSKNCSVSHTITAGCVGWACGKKKEYPDYYDIIKNPIDIERIEQKLRKQSYDSVDEMAADFMLMFENACKYNEPDSQIYKDALCLQQLVIQTKQALRSDETVPDVQQAIRELFLSLFTALYNYQDEEGRCYSDSLSELPEHDESTDGTKVRGISLDLIKRRLDKGLYKRLDLFQEDIFACLERARKLSRTDSQVFEDSIELQSFFIKKRDELCRHGKVLESPALSYNAMHLSASVEALRQTKLLEEQFYADTESDAMQPSQGESMTMDQKVYYPGDFVYIELPDNKIPGIMYIERLWTNNDNVKMMYGNMMLRPYETYHVQTRKFMQQEVFKSDQHQAVPLSQALNKCFVMHVKEYFKLRPEGFADKDVFVCESKYSSKGRFFKKIKTWNLVRANDPVILVPRDTPLEVKRVMSVFKERVEKHKEELSELQMQEAIAEKEKPNVVVYVNGGEEGSVYFEQYNTVCGGTVKTGDFVYVATESGKQSVAQVQSIWETKDGKSFCRGPWLLTPPEVPGTISRLFFRQEVLLSTVQETSPTVAIVGRCAVLEHHEYITRRPTEIAESDVLLCDSVYDELKKQIRKLGPGGLKKYNHSQMVTTDEIYHFRRPINPPKVTCGEIAALQENRPIPTADLECKDEFGIIDDSIDGPPSIGSDVVATASPVPPSTISTPQTASKKSNKTGKKLVTGYILYSCEHRKTICASNPEATFGEVSRIVGNEWRSLMDHEKAAWEQRASKMNEENAAKLAAEAGDTNCPSPAPTKPEGPIVQEIVANHVYECLWDKCDHQFEDPFDCMEHCITDVTGCVYKTFMKATEQEFSCIWRNCVRLRRNMPPFPHMQRLVKHVREVHLTKTAAKPVQPQDRGKNFVAAKRQSISQPHPSTIKPQPVPVAAGSPNISQSGASSSGATSSGSGTSTPLANQTQPVGAAAAGTSASNQSISSQPVVPAPPAEPLFVTVPPRPQRVLHSEAYIRYIEGLQSGSHYITPWQKTLTATRESIPNQDASRLPVHWLGKKGREKPEAVVDALWQLRGFLMKDVIQFNRF; from the exons ATGAGCAAACGAAGGAGAACCAGTTCTATGCAAGAAGATGACTACAGTGACGATGACAGCATTCCGGAGCAATCCCCAATGCCTACCTCAgtgagaaagaagaagaagcttgatccg AGTGAATTGTGTCAACAGCTGTACGAATCAATTCGTAGTTTCAAGAAAGAAGACGGAAGCACTTTGTGCGATACTTTTATCAGAGCACCAAAACGCAGACAGGAACCTTCCTACTATGAGGTTGTGGCAAATCCAATCGATTTGTTGAAGGTTCAGCAAAAGTTGAAAACTGAAGCGTACGAAGATGTCGATGATCTCGCGGTAGATGTTGAGTTAATTGTAAAGAATGCCAAAGCATTCTATAAACCGGACTCGCCGGAGTATCAGGATGCGTGCCAACTGTTGGATGTTTTCAATGCTAACAAATCCAAATTGTTAGAGAGCCAGCAGGATCAAGAAATGGGTGAAGTGAGGGCGCGCAAGATAACCCGGCCACGGAAATCACTTACCAATGATGATGAGATCGAATGCGATGATTCGGATCCGTACGAGGAATTGTTCAACGCCGTTATGACGGCTACGGACGAAAACCGAGAATTGCACCGGATGTTCCAATTGCTTCCATCGAAGAAACTGTATCCGGACTATTATGACATAATCGATCATCCTATCGATTTGAAATGTATCGCCATTAAGATACAAACGAACGCCTATTCTAATTTAAATGAAATGGAGAAGGATCTTTTGCAGATGATAAAAAATGCTTGCACATTTAACGAACCTGGTTCGCAAATATATAAGGATGCAAAGATGTTGAAAAGAGTATTTATGACTCGGAAGGCTGAAATCGAAGCCGGTCGATATAGGAAAGGGGCAAACCGGAAATCCAGAAATGGTACGAGTTTGAGCGCAATGGTGGCCGCTTTGAAAGAAGAAGTCGAAACTTCAGACGATGATTTGGATGATTCGATGGAAACCGATGGTGATGGTCCCCTGTGGCAACTGTTTGATCAGTTATATAACACGGCGAACACCAATG ATCCCAATGCTGTAGGCGCTCCGCTGGGGGAATCGCTGTGGAAATTGCCCAACAGACGCTTCCATCCGGAGTATTACTCCCTTATCAAGAAGCCTATCTCGATGGGACAAATACGCAACAAGCTGAAAAAAGGACTGTATTCCAACGTGACCGATATGAGTGCCGATCTTTATCTGATGCTGGACAATGCGAAAAAGTCGAACCCTCCGAACAGCAAGGTCTACAAG GACGCCATCAAGATGCAAAAACTGCTCAACCAAAAACTGATCGACTCCGGCGACTTGGAGGAAAGTGACGAAGAAGATGACACAGATTCTTCTTCGATCGCAACGGCTATTACTCCAGCGAAAGGTAACGCCTCGAAGAAGGGACGACCACGTAGCTCCACGGTCTCAATGCAGTCACCATCACAAGCGGCGGTGCAGCAGGGAACCAGTACTCCTTTGGTCAAATCCGGCAATCGACAATCGCTGCTCGCAACGCTAAAGAAAAAGCTACTTTCGTTGCACGAATTTCTGGTGGAGTACACAGTCAACGGCCGTCAACCGATGTCGCTATTTATGGAAAAACCATCGAAAAAGCTCTACCCTGATTACTACCAGGTAATTCAACATCCGATGGACATGACTACGATAGAGTCCAACATGAAATCGGATCGATATGGAACGTTGGACGACGTCGTGGGAGATTATCGGCTGATGTTCTCCAACTGTAGGAAGTATAATGAGGAGGGTTCGGTGATTTACGAGGATGCGAACATATTGGAGAAAGCGTTGAATGAAAAACTTAAAGAATTTTCAAGTATCAGCAAACGTTTCAGCACACCCAAAGT TTCAAGGCCCCGAAACAAGCTCAACACGTTGGAGTCTAAGCTGAAACATCTGTACGACACAGTCCGTGAATATCGGGAGCCGAAAGCGAATCGGCAGCTGTCTTTCATTTTTGTGAAACTGCCTTCCAAAAAC TGTTCCGTTTCACACACCATCACCGCTGGTTGTGTTGGATGGGCATGTGGAAAGAAAAAG GAATATCCTGACTACTACGACATCATCAAAAATCCCATCGATATCGAGAGAATTGAGCAGAAATTGCGGAAGCAGAGCTACGACAGTGTAGACGAGATGGCGGCAGATTTTATGTTGATGTTCGAGAATGCTTGCAAGTACAACGAACCGGACTCACAGATATACAAGGATGCACTCTGTCTGCAGCAGCTGGTGATCCAAACCAAGCAGGCACTGCGCAGCGATGAAACCGTTCCGGATGTTCAGCAGGCCATTCGGGAGCTGTTTTTGTCACTGTTCACTGCCCTCTACAACTATCAGGACGAGGAAGGCCGTTGCTATTCGGATTCTCTGTCAGAACTGCCCGAGCATGATGAATCAACTGACGGGACTAA GGTCCGTGGAATTTCGCTGGATTTGATCAAACGACGCCTAGACAAGGGTTTGTACAAACGGTTGGATCTGTTCCAGGAGGATATTTTCGCCTGCCTGGAGAGAGCACGTAAGCTGAGTCGAACCGATTCCCAAGTGTTTGAGGATTCCATCGAGTTGCAGTCGTTCTTCATTAAGAAACGAGATGAATTATGCAGACACGGTAAGGTGCTGGAATCACCCGCTCTGAGCTACAACGCGATGCATCTGAGTGCATCTGTTGAGGCACTGCGACAGACGAAGCTTTTGGAGGAACAGTTCTACGCTGATACCGAGTCGGATGCTATG CAACCATCCCAAGGGGAAAGCATGACCATGGACCAGAAGGTTTACTATCCTGGCGATTTTGTTTACATAGAACTCCCGGACAATAAAA TCCCCGGAATCATGTACATTGAGCGTCTGTGGACTAACAATGACAATGTCAAGATGATGTACGGAAACATGATGCTCCGGCCGTACGAGACATACCACGTCCAAACCCGCAAATTCATGCAACAGGAGGTGTTCAAAAGCGATCAGCACCAGGCGGTTCCGCTGTCCCAGGCGTTGAACAAGTGTTTCGTGATGCACGTGAAGGAATACTTCAAGTTGCGCCCGGAAGGCTTCGCCGATAAGGATGTGTTCGTGTGTGAGTCAAAGTACAGCTCGAAGGGTCGGTTTTTCAAAAAGATTAAAACCTGGAATTTGGTTCGAGCCAACGATCCAGTCATACTGGTTCCACGGGATACACCACTAGAAGTGAAACGGGTGATGTCCGTGTTCAAGGAACGCGTTGAAAAGCACAAGGAGGAGCTCTCCGAACTTCAGATGCAGGAAGCGATTGCGGAAAAGGAAAAACCTAATGTGGTTGTTTATGTGAATGGTGGGGAGGAAGGCAGCGTTTACTTCGAGCAGTACAACACGGTTTGTGGAGGCACTGTGAAAACGGGTGATTTTGTTTATGTGGCAACGGAAAGCGGAAAGCAGTCAGTAGCTCAGGTTCAATCCATCTGGGAGACTAAAGA TGGAAAATCTTTTTGTCGTGGTCCGTGGTTGCTCACTCCTCCCGAAGTTCCGGGCACAATCAGTCGATTGTTCTTCCGCCAGGAAGTGCTGCTCTCAACAGTTCAGGAAACGTCTCCCACCGTCGCAATTGTTGGTCGATGTGCGGTTTTAGAGCACCATGAATATATCACAA GACGCCCAACCGAGATCGCCGAATCAGATGTGTTGCTCTGCGATTCAGTTTACGATGAGTTGAAGAAACAAATTCGGAAGTTAGGGCCGGGaggattgaagaaatacaacCACTCGCAAATGGTGACTACCGACGAGATATATCATTTCAGACGCCCCATCAATCCGCCTAAG GTCACATGCGGCGAAATTGCCGCACTGCAGGAAAACAGGCCAATTCCTACAGCTGATTTG GAATGCAAAGACGAGTTCGGTATCATCGATGATTCAATCGATGGGCCTCCGTCGATCGGTTCCGATGTTGTGGCTACCGCTTCGCCGGTGCCCCCGAGTACGATCAGCACGCCGCAGACAGCCAGCAAGAAGTCCAACAAAACTGGCAAAAAGTTGGTCACGGGATACATTCTCTACTCGTGCGAGCATCGTAAGACGATTTGCGCTAGCAATCCGGAGGCAACATTCGGCGAGGTTTCGCGTATCGTTGGCAatgagtggcgctcgcttatggATCACGAAAAAGCGGCTTGGGAACAGCGGGCATCGAAGATGAATGAGGAGAATGCGGCCAAGCTTGCAGCGGAAGCGGGTGACACGAATTGCCCAAGTCCGGCGCCTACGAAACCCGAAGGACCGATTGTGCAAGAGATCGTGGCGAATCAT GTATACGAATGTCTTTGGGACAAGTGCGACCATCAATTTGAAGATCCGTTCGACTGTATGGAGCACTGTATCACCGACGTGACCGGTTGCGTGTACAAAACATTCATGAAAGCCACCGAGCAGGAGTTTTCATGCATTTGGCGAAATTGCGTCCGATTACGCCGTAATATGCCTCCCTTTCCACATATGCAGCGATTGGTGAAACACGTCCGTGAAGTTCATTTGACAAAAACCGCCGCTAAGCCTGTGCAGCCACAGGATCGTGGAAAGAACTTTGTGGCTGCCAAGAGACAATCTATTTCGCAGCCCCATCCATCAACGATCAAGCCGCAGCCGGTTCCGGTGGCCGCGGGAAGTCCGAACATATCCCAGAGTGGAGCTTCATCGAGTGGCGCCACCAGCTCCGGGTCGGGAACAAGCACACCCCTAGCCAACCAGACACAACCGGTCGGAGCCGCTGCTGCCGGTACCAGTGCTAGCAACCAGTCAA TATCTTCTCAACCAGTCGTTCCAGCTCCACCGGCAGAACCGCTGTTTGTCACGGTGCCACCCAGACCGCAACGGGTTCTCCACTCGGAAGCGTACATTCGCTACATCGAGGGACTACAGAGTGGCTCGCATTACATTACGCCCTGGCAGAAGACGTTGACGGCCACGCGGGAATCCATACCGAACCAGGATGCGAGCCGGCTGCCGGTACACTGGCTTGGCAAGAAAGGACGAGAAAAACCAGAAGCCGTTGTCGATGCACTCTGGCAGCTGCGTGGATTTCTAATGAAGGATGTCATTCAATTTAATCGGTTCTAA
- the LOC129775683 gene encoding protein polybromo-1 isoform X5 gives MSKRRRTSSMQEDDYSDDDSIPEQSPMPTSVRKKKKLDPSELCQQLYESIRSFKKEDGSTLCDTFIRAPKRRQEPSYYEVVANPIDLLKVQQKLKTEAYEDVDDLAVDVELIVKNAKAFYKPDSPEYQDACQLLDVFNANKSKLLESQQDQEMGEVRARKITRPRKSLTNDDEIECDDSDPYEELFNAVMTATDENRELHRMFQLLPSKKLYPDYYDIIDHPIDLKCIAIKIQTNAYSNLNEMEKDLLQMIKNACTFNEPGSQIYKDAKMLKRVFMTRKAEIEAGRYRKGANRKSRNGTSLSAMVAALKEEVETSDDDLDDSMETDGDGPLWQLFDQLYNTANTNDPNAVGAPLGESLWKLPNRRFHPEYYSLIKKPISMGQIRNKLKKGLYSNVTDMSADLYLMLDNAKKSNPPNSKVYKDAIKMQKLLNQKLIDSGDLEESDEEDDTDSSSIATAITPAKGNASKKGRPRSSTVSMQSPSQAAVQQGTSTPLVKSGNRQSLLATLKKKLLSLHEFLVEYTVNGRQPMSLFMEKPSKKLYPDYYQVIQHPMDMTTIESNMKSDRYGTLDDVVGDYRLMFSNCRKYNEEGSVIYEDANILEKALNEKLKEFSSISKRFSTPKVSRPRNKLNTLESKLKHLYDTVREYREPKANRQLSFIFVKLPSKNCSVSHTITAGCVGWACGKKKEYPDYYDIIKNPIDIERIEQKLRKQSYDSVDEMAADFMLMFENACKYNEPDSQIYKDALCLQQLVIQTKQALRSDETVPDVQQAIRELFLSLFTALYNYQDEEGRCYSDSLSELPEHDESTDGTKVRGISLDLIKRRLDKGLYKRLDLFQEDIFACLERARKLSRTDSQVFEDSIELQSFFIKKRDELCRHGKVLESPALSYNAMHLSASVEALRQTKLLEEQFYADTESDAMQPSQGESMTMDQKVYYPGDFVYIELPDNKIPGIMYIERLWTNNDNVKMMYGNMMLRPYETYHVQTRKFMQQEVFKSDQHQAVPLSQALNKCFVMHVKEYFKLRPEGFADKDVFVCESKYSSKGRFFKKIKTWNLVRANDPVILVPRDTPLEVKRVMSVFKERVEKHKEELSELQMQEAIAEKEKPNVVVYVNGGEEGSVYFEQYNTVCGGTVKTGDFVYVATESGKQSVAQVQSIWETKDGKSFCRGPWLLTPPEVPGTISRLFFRQEVLLSTVQETSPTVAIVGRCAVLEHHEYITRRPTEIAESDVLLCDSVYDELKKQIRKLGPGGLKKYNHSQMVTTDEIYHFRRPINPPKVTCGEIAALQENRPIPTADLECKDEFGIIDDSIDGPPSIGSDVVATASPVPPSTISTPQTASKKSNKTGKKLVTGYILYSCEHRKTICASNPEATFGEVSRIVGNEWRSLMDHEKAAWEQRASKMNEENAAKLAAEAGDTNCPSPAPTKPEGPIVQEIVANHVYECLWDKCDHQFEDPFDCMEHCITDVTGCVYKTFMKATEQEFSCIWRNCVRLRRNMPPFPHMQRLVKHVREVHLTKTAAKPVQPQDRGKNFVAAKRQSISQPHPSTIKPQPVPVAAGSPNISQSGASSSGATSSGSGTSTPLANQTQPVGAAAAGTSASNQSIVPAPPAEPLFVTVPPRPQRVLHSEAYIRYIEGLQSGSHYITPWQKTLTATRESIPNQDASRLPVHWLGKKGREKPEAVVDALWQLRGFLMKDVIQFNRF, from the exons ATGAGCAAACGAAGGAGAACCAGTTCTATGCAAGAAGATGACTACAGTGACGATGACAGCATTCCGGAGCAATCCCCAATGCCTACCTCAgtgagaaagaagaagaagcttgatccg AGTGAATTGTGTCAACAGCTGTACGAATCAATTCGTAGTTTCAAGAAAGAAGACGGAAGCACTTTGTGCGATACTTTTATCAGAGCACCAAAACGCAGACAGGAACCTTCCTACTATGAGGTTGTGGCAAATCCAATCGATTTGTTGAAGGTTCAGCAAAAGTTGAAAACTGAAGCGTACGAAGATGTCGATGATCTCGCGGTAGATGTTGAGTTAATTGTAAAGAATGCCAAAGCATTCTATAAACCGGACTCGCCGGAGTATCAGGATGCGTGCCAACTGTTGGATGTTTTCAATGCTAACAAATCCAAATTGTTAGAGAGCCAGCAGGATCAAGAAATGGGTGAAGTGAGGGCGCGCAAGATAACCCGGCCACGGAAATCACTTACCAATGATGATGAGATCGAATGCGATGATTCGGATCCGTACGAGGAATTGTTCAACGCCGTTATGACGGCTACGGACGAAAACCGAGAATTGCACCGGATGTTCCAATTGCTTCCATCGAAGAAACTGTATCCGGACTATTATGACATAATCGATCATCCTATCGATTTGAAATGTATCGCCATTAAGATACAAACGAACGCCTATTCTAATTTAAATGAAATGGAGAAGGATCTTTTGCAGATGATAAAAAATGCTTGCACATTTAACGAACCTGGTTCGCAAATATATAAGGATGCAAAGATGTTGAAAAGAGTATTTATGACTCGGAAGGCTGAAATCGAAGCCGGTCGATATAGGAAAGGGGCAAACCGGAAATCCAGAAATGGTACGAGTTTGAGCGCAATGGTGGCCGCTTTGAAAGAAGAAGTCGAAACTTCAGACGATGATTTGGATGATTCGATGGAAACCGATGGTGATGGTCCCCTGTGGCAACTGTTTGATCAGTTATATAACACGGCGAACACCAATG ATCCCAATGCTGTAGGCGCTCCGCTGGGGGAATCGCTGTGGAAATTGCCCAACAGACGCTTCCATCCGGAGTATTACTCCCTTATCAAGAAGCCTATCTCGATGGGACAAATACGCAACAAGCTGAAAAAAGGACTGTATTCCAACGTGACCGATATGAGTGCCGATCTTTATCTGATGCTGGACAATGCGAAAAAGTCGAACCCTCCGAACAGCAAGGTCTACAAG GACGCCATCAAGATGCAAAAACTGCTCAACCAAAAACTGATCGACTCCGGCGACTTGGAGGAAAGTGACGAAGAAGATGACACAGATTCTTCTTCGATCGCAACGGCTATTACTCCAGCGAAAGGTAACGCCTCGAAGAAGGGACGACCACGTAGCTCCACGGTCTCAATGCAGTCACCATCACAAGCGGCGGTGCAGCAGGGAACCAGTACTCCTTTGGTCAAATCCGGCAATCGACAATCGCTGCTCGCAACGCTAAAGAAAAAGCTACTTTCGTTGCACGAATTTCTGGTGGAGTACACAGTCAACGGCCGTCAACCGATGTCGCTATTTATGGAAAAACCATCGAAAAAGCTCTACCCTGATTACTACCAGGTAATTCAACATCCGATGGACATGACTACGATAGAGTCCAACATGAAATCGGATCGATATGGAACGTTGGACGACGTCGTGGGAGATTATCGGCTGATGTTCTCCAACTGTAGGAAGTATAATGAGGAGGGTTCGGTGATTTACGAGGATGCGAACATATTGGAGAAAGCGTTGAATGAAAAACTTAAAGAATTTTCAAGTATCAGCAAACGTTTCAGCACACCCAAAGT TTCAAGGCCCCGAAACAAGCTCAACACGTTGGAGTCTAAGCTGAAACATCTGTACGACACAGTCCGTGAATATCGGGAGCCGAAAGCGAATCGGCAGCTGTCTTTCATTTTTGTGAAACTGCCTTCCAAAAAC TGTTCCGTTTCACACACCATCACCGCTGGTTGTGTTGGATGGGCATGTGGAAAGAAAAAG GAATATCCTGACTACTACGACATCATCAAAAATCCCATCGATATCGAGAGAATTGAGCAGAAATTGCGGAAGCAGAGCTACGACAGTGTAGACGAGATGGCGGCAGATTTTATGTTGATGTTCGAGAATGCTTGCAAGTACAACGAACCGGACTCACAGATATACAAGGATGCACTCTGTCTGCAGCAGCTGGTGATCCAAACCAAGCAGGCACTGCGCAGCGATGAAACCGTTCCGGATGTTCAGCAGGCCATTCGGGAGCTGTTTTTGTCACTGTTCACTGCCCTCTACAACTATCAGGACGAGGAAGGCCGTTGCTATTCGGATTCTCTGTCAGAACTGCCCGAGCATGATGAATCAACTGACGGGACTAA GGTCCGTGGAATTTCGCTGGATTTGATCAAACGACGCCTAGACAAGGGTTTGTACAAACGGTTGGATCTGTTCCAGGAGGATATTTTCGCCTGCCTGGAGAGAGCACGTAAGCTGAGTCGAACCGATTCCCAAGTGTTTGAGGATTCCATCGAGTTGCAGTCGTTCTTCATTAAGAAACGAGATGAATTATGCAGACACGGTAAGGTGCTGGAATCACCCGCTCTGAGCTACAACGCGATGCATCTGAGTGCATCTGTTGAGGCACTGCGACAGACGAAGCTTTTGGAGGAACAGTTCTACGCTGATACCGAGTCGGATGCTATG CAACCATCCCAAGGGGAAAGCATGACCATGGACCAGAAGGTTTACTATCCTGGCGATTTTGTTTACATAGAACTCCCGGACAATAAAA TCCCCGGAATCATGTACATTGAGCGTCTGTGGACTAACAATGACAATGTCAAGATGATGTACGGAAACATGATGCTCCGGCCGTACGAGACATACCACGTCCAAACCCGCAAATTCATGCAACAGGAGGTGTTCAAAAGCGATCAGCACCAGGCGGTTCCGCTGTCCCAGGCGTTGAACAAGTGTTTCGTGATGCACGTGAAGGAATACTTCAAGTTGCGCCCGGAAGGCTTCGCCGATAAGGATGTGTTCGTGTGTGAGTCAAAGTACAGCTCGAAGGGTCGGTTTTTCAAAAAGATTAAAACCTGGAATTTGGTTCGAGCCAACGATCCAGTCATACTGGTTCCACGGGATACACCACTAGAAGTGAAACGGGTGATGTCCGTGTTCAAGGAACGCGTTGAAAAGCACAAGGAGGAGCTCTCCGAACTTCAGATGCAGGAAGCGATTGCGGAAAAGGAAAAACCTAATGTGGTTGTTTATGTGAATGGTGGGGAGGAAGGCAGCGTTTACTTCGAGCAGTACAACACGGTTTGTGGAGGCACTGTGAAAACGGGTGATTTTGTTTATGTGGCAACGGAAAGCGGAAAGCAGTCAGTAGCTCAGGTTCAATCCATCTGGGAGACTAAAGA TGGAAAATCTTTTTGTCGTGGTCCGTGGTTGCTCACTCCTCCCGAAGTTCCGGGCACAATCAGTCGATTGTTCTTCCGCCAGGAAGTGCTGCTCTCAACAGTTCAGGAAACGTCTCCCACCGTCGCAATTGTTGGTCGATGTGCGGTTTTAGAGCACCATGAATATATCACAA GACGCCCAACCGAGATCGCCGAATCAGATGTGTTGCTCTGCGATTCAGTTTACGATGAGTTGAAGAAACAAATTCGGAAGTTAGGGCCGGGaggattgaagaaatacaacCACTCGCAAATGGTGACTACCGACGAGATATATCATTTCAGACGCCCCATCAATCCGCCTAAG GTCACATGCGGCGAAATTGCCGCACTGCAGGAAAACAGGCCAATTCCTACAGCTGATTTG GAATGCAAAGACGAGTTCGGTATCATCGATGATTCAATCGATGGGCCTCCGTCGATCGGTTCCGATGTTGTGGCTACCGCTTCGCCGGTGCCCCCGAGTACGATCAGCACGCCGCAGACAGCCAGCAAGAAGTCCAACAAAACTGGCAAAAAGTTGGTCACGGGATACATTCTCTACTCGTGCGAGCATCGTAAGACGATTTGCGCTAGCAATCCGGAGGCAACATTCGGCGAGGTTTCGCGTATCGTTGGCAatgagtggcgctcgcttatggATCACGAAAAAGCGGCTTGGGAACAGCGGGCATCGAAGATGAATGAGGAGAATGCGGCCAAGCTTGCAGCGGAAGCGGGTGACACGAATTGCCCAAGTCCGGCGCCTACGAAACCCGAAGGACCGATTGTGCAAGAGATCGTGGCGAATCAT GTATACGAATGTCTTTGGGACAAGTGCGACCATCAATTTGAAGATCCGTTCGACTGTATGGAGCACTGTATCACCGACGTGACCGGTTGCGTGTACAAAACATTCATGAAAGCCACCGAGCAGGAGTTTTCATGCATTTGGCGAAATTGCGTCCGATTACGCCGTAATATGCCTCCCTTTCCACATATGCAGCGATTGGTGAAACACGTCCGTGAAGTTCATTTGACAAAAACCGCCGCTAAGCCTGTGCAGCCACAGGATCGTGGAAAGAACTTTGTGGCTGCCAAGAGACAATCTATTTCGCAGCCCCATCCATCAACGATCAAGCCGCAGCCGGTTCCGGTGGCCGCGGGAAGTCCGAACATATCCCAGAGTGGAGCTTCATCGAGTGGCGCCACCAGCTCCGGGTCGGGAACAAGCACACCCCTAGCCAACCAGACACAACCGGTCGGAGCCGCTGCTGCCGGTACCAGTGCTAGCAACCAGTCAA TCGTTCCAGCTCCACCGGCAGAACCGCTGTTTGTCACGGTGCCACCCAGACCGCAACGGGTTCTCCACTCGGAAGCGTACATTCGCTACATCGAGGGACTACAGAGTGGCTCGCATTACATTACGCCCTGGCAGAAGACGTTGACGGCCACGCGGGAATCCATACCGAACCAGGATGCGAGCCGGCTGCCGGTACACTGGCTTGGCAAGAAAGGACGAGAAAAACCAGAAGCCGTTGTCGATGCACTCTGGCAGCTGCGTGGATTTCTAATGAAGGATGTCATTCAATTTAATCGGTTCTAA